In the genome of Colwellia sp. PAMC 21821, the window AAAAAAATAATGACATGGGTAAATTAGAAGACTATGCATTTGGTATTGCCGCTGCAAAATCTAACAAATTCACTATACCTGAGTTGGGAGCACCAGATTTAAAAAACTCTTTTGGTTATGCCTATCAATTTGATTCAAGCTTGTATGCTAAATACTTACGCGAATTTTCATGCAAACTCGGGGTTAATACAATAGAAGGTAAAGTCGTTAACACCTCATTAAATGAGACAAATGGAAATATTTCAGCATTAACACTGGAGAATGGCCAACGTATTAGCGCCGACTTATTTGTTGATTGTTCAGGTTTTCGTGGTTTACTGATTGAGCAAAGTCTACAATCTGGCTATCAAGATTGGTCTAACTGGTTACCCTGTGACCGAGCTATTGCTGTGCCTTGTGAACGTACGCAGCAGCTTACTCCTTATACGCGCTCAACCGCTAAAGAAGCTGGTTGGATATGGCGAATTCCGTTACAGCATCGCACAGGGAATGGTCATGTTTATTGCAGTCAGTTTATTAGTGACGACGCAGCTCAACATTCACTATTAGAGCAATTAGACGGAAAAGTTTTGGCTGAGCCTCGTAAACTTAGATTTAAAACAGGCCGTAGAAATCACTTTTGGAAAAACAATGTTATTGCTATCGGATTGTCGGCAGGCTTTTTAGAGCCACTCGAATCAACATCCATTCACTTAATTCAAGAAGGCATTACTAAGTTAATCGAGCTATTTCCCGCGTTTGATGATCAACAAACCACCTCAAATACACTAACAATAGATGAACTAGATATTACAGAATACAATGCCCAGATGAGCTTAGAATATGAGCGCATTCGAGATTTTCTATTATTACACTATGTTGCAAATGACCGAAGTGATAGCCCTCTGTGGGCATATTTTAAAAATATGACACTCCCAGATAGCCTGCAAGAGAAACTAGATTTGTGGATGCATCGAGCCTACATTCAACGCTATGAAATAGGCGCATTTTTACCACCAAGTTGGGTTGCAGTTCTGCTTGGACAAAACTTGATACCGCATAATGTCGATCCTAGGGTGCAAGCGTTTGGTACTAGTGATATACGTTCTAAAGCAAATGCGATGCGCGAAGATATCAAGCTAGGTTTACATCAGGCTGAAGGTCATCAGGCTTTTTTGAACCGCTATATATCATGACTTTGCGATGTATCGTAAGGAATGTCGTAAGGAATATTGTAAATGAATGAAAATGATGTGCACGAGGCCAACTACGTTAATAGTGCGAATCCGAAAAAGCTAGATATTGTGATATATGGCCACAGCATTGCTGCTTTTATATCCGCTTTGACAATCCATAATGCACTTTCAGATCACGTTACGCTTTCCCTGATATTACCTGCTGATCAGGCGCATAGCGATATACTGTATGGTGGTACGACTGCGCCTGATGCTTATAATCTTCATTTGGCAATGGATATTTCTGAGCCGGAGTTATTTCAAGAAACTAACTCAAGTTTTTCGTTTGGAACGCATTATCAAAATTGGAACGGGGGGGATTAGACTGGGTGCAAGCGTTTAGTTTACCGTTTACTTTACAGTACGGTATGGGCTTCCACCAGGTCCTGTTAAAGCACAAGCAAAACTTACAAGCTTACTTAGTGGGCGCCCAATCTGTGTTACATGATAAGTTTGCTCATCCACCGCAAAATCAACCTGCATCGCCATTGTCTAGGGCTGAATATGGCTATAATTTTGATTATCAAAACTACGCACGGTTTTTACTAAAAAAGATTAAGCAGAGAAAAATAAGACTGATTCAATCAGATTTTTTAGAAGCCAAAGTTGCGGATGAGCATATTACTAGCTTACGACTAAATGACGGCTCGTGCATTGAGTCCGATTTATTCATAGACTGTTCGGGTACTGACGCTAGGTTAATGAGCACTTTGGGCGTAAAAAAGCGAGTACATTCTAAAATAAACCTTTCGTTATTAACTAACGAAAATGACACCCAAATGAAACCATGTAACATAGTGTCTGGGCATGGGAATGCTTGGCAGTCGAGGCTTTACTTACAAAGTTCTAGCCAGATATTACAAGCGGCTAGTGCTGTAAATAGCGCTGATAACAGTACTGAGAATAGCGCTAAAGATACCTCTGCAGAAAATAGAAGTTCTGCCAACACAATCACATCAATTAGCGCTGACATTGGTGAACAAGAGCAAGCTTGGGTAGGTAATTGTGTTGCAATCAGCCTGAGTGCAGCTGTTCTTGAACCATTTTCAAATGCACCTTTTAGATTGCTTAAGCTTGATGTAGACCGCCTCCTAGCGCTAATTCCTATCTCGAATAATATGCGCATGGAACAAAAAGAGTACAATCGGCGCTTTAGTTTGGACGTTCAACACGCCAGACTATTTAACTTGGCATTGACCGATACAAGGCATTTTTTGCAACATGAGCATTCCACGAAAAATCAGCTTCTTGCTACTGATGTTGATAGTGATACACAAGCATTACTTGATAGAAAATTAGCACAATATTTGCACCGTGGATTAATGGTTGCCTACGATTATGAGCCTTTCAATACCGAAGATTGGATAATACTTCACTTTGGTATGAGGCGATTTCCAAGACGCCTCGATAGTCTATGCGACAACATCGACAATTCAAATGTTAAACAGCATTTATTGCATACAAAAAATGCAATAGCAGCCGTTGTGCCCAAAATGCCACCATGTTCACTATATACACAAAAGTTTTTGAATTATTTAAAGAGGCAACCATGAATCAGTCATCTACCAATCGTATCCGCAAAATTGTTATAGCTGGCGGAGGAACTGCAGGTTGGATGTCTGCGGCGGCGCTTTCAAGCATGCTAAGGCCTGATGACGTACAAATTGTACTAGTAGAATCTGAAGAAATAGGCACGGTTGGTGTAGGTGAAGCGACCATTCCCGATATTATAAGTTTCAATCGCATGTTGGGCATTGATGAAGCTGAATTTTTAAAGGCGACAAACGCTACTTTTAAGCTGGGCATAGAGTTTAGTGATTGGGGTAAACTTGGAGATAAATACTTTCATCCATTTGGTAACCACGGCGCAGACATGAACGGTATTGATTTTCATCAATATTGGCTGCATACCAGGCAAGCGGGAAACACCAATAGTTTGGAAGAATATAGCATGTGTGCGGTAGCGGCTAAAAGTATGAAGTTTGCGCTACCTAACGATAATCCACGGTCACTTTTATCGCAAATTGGTTATGCCTACCATTTTGATGCCACTGCATACGCTTTGTTTCTAAGAAACTACGCCCAAAAGCGCGGCGTAATACGAATCGAAGGGCGTATCGATCTAGTTTTGCTTAATGAGCAAACTGAAAATATTTCTGCACTTGTCATGCAAAACAATGAGCGTGTTGAGGGTGATTTCTTTTTTGATTGCACGGGTTTTAAGTCTAAGCTGTTAGGTGAAACACTGGGCGTACCATTTCACGATTGGTCAAAGTGGCTGCCATGCAACAGTGCTCAAGCAGTGCCAAGCGAACGCCGTGGTGAATTACTACCTTACACTAAGTCGATGGCCAAAACCGCTGGTTGGCAATGGCGTATTCCGACTCAGCATAGAACTGGAAATGGTCATATTTATAGCACTGATTTTATGAATGATCAGCAAGCTACAGATATACTTATGCAGGGACTTGATGCTCCAGCACTTTCTGATCCACGTACCCTAAGATTTACCACGGGGTGCCGCGATAAATTCTGGCATAAAAACTGTTTGGCAATTGGTCTTGCGAGCGGTTTTCTAGAACCTTTAGAATCGACTTCTATTTTCTTAATACAACAAGGGATCAGCCGCTTTATTTCGTTATATCCGTCTTTAACGCCGGCTCCTAAAGTAGTAGAAGAATACAATCGTTTAATGACTCGTGAATTTCATCAAGTTAGAGATTTTATTATATTGCATTACAAAGCTACACAACGCACAGACAGTGAGTTTTGGCGCTATTGTAAAAACATGTCGATACCTGACTCTTTGCAACACAAAATGGAGTTATTTCAGTGCGCTGGACGAGTATTTAGAGATGATCATGAGTTATTCTCAACTTCTAGCTGGGTAGCTGTGATGTTGGGTCAAAACATTTATCCTGAAACAGCTGACCCAATGTTGCTTGGAGTGCCTATTCAAAACATTGAACAGAGCTTACAAAGTATGCAACGTGCAATGCAACAAACAAGCTTGCAAATGCCAACCCATGCCGAGTTTATAAAAAACTATGCTGGCTCTTCGGTTTAAATTCTAAGGTTAAGCAGGTAATTAAGCAGGTCGTTTAGACGTTAATTAAATAGGTAATTTTATGCAAAGTATGGACGTTAAAAATGTCGTCATTGTCGGTGGTGGAACTGCAGGGTGGATGTCAGCAGCAGCGATGTCGAAACTACTCGGTAGCAAAAAAATTAATATACGCGTAATCGAATCTGAATCGATAGGCACAGTAGGCGTTGGGGAAGCCACCGTCCCGCATATTCAGTATTTTAATCGACTATTAGGCATAGATGAAAATAGTTTTATTAAAAAAACAAATGCGACCTTTAAATACGGGATCGAGTTTGTTGACTGGCATAAACGTGGTGAGTCTTATTTTCATTCATTTGGCCCTTATGGAATGGATATGGAAGGTATTCATTTTCATCATATGTGGTTACGCCAACAGCAAGCAGGTACTGCCAAGCCAATCGACGAATTTAACCTACAGATTCAAGCAGCCAAGGCGGGAAAATACATGCCTGCACGTCCTGAGTTGCAGGGTAGTCCATTAAGCGCGCTTTCGTATGCATTTCAATTTGACGCGGCATTATATGCTGCCTTTTTACGAGATTATTCCGAAAAGAACGGGGTGACTAGAATCGAGGGAAAAATTGTTAACGTTACTCAAGCTGCAAATACTGGTCATATTGAATCGGTTACATTGGAAGATGGCGAATGTATTAAGGGTGACTTGTTTATTGATTGTTCTGGCTTTAAGGGCTTATTGATCGAAGAAACGTTAAAAACTGGATATGATGACTGGTCACTTTACTTGCCTTGTGACAGTGCTGTTACACGCCTTAGCGAGCGTATGGCCGAGCTTCCTCCATATACTCGAGCGACGGCTAAAGCGGCAGGTTGGCAGTGGCGGATTCCTCTACAGTCGAGAACGGGTAATGGCTATGTTTACTCAAGCCAATTTTTAAGTGATGAGGATGCAATCGAAAGCTTAAACAAAGACCTTGATACCGCCCCAATATCAGATCCTCGTCAGTTGAAGTTTAAAACAGGTATTAGAAAGCAGACGTGGAACAAAAATGTGGTTTCGATAGGTCTTTCTTCTGGTTTTTTAGAGCCGCTTGAATCGACATCGATCCACTTAATACAAACCGCTATTGCAAGATTAATGACTAACTTCCCAGATATGTCATTTAATCAACCGGATATTGATTACTATAATGAGCGAACCAAGGCTGAGTATATGCAAATTAGAGATTTCTTAATTCTGCATTATAAAGCAACTACACGGGACGATAGCCCTTTTTGGGACTACGTACGCGAAATGGATATTCCAGTGTCGTTAGAGAAGCGCATAGCTATTTACAAGGAAAACGCGCGTTTATATAGCGAAGACAAAGTGTTATTTAATCACAGCAGTTGGTTTGCAGTATTTAATGGTCAAGGTATTCACCCGCAACGTTATCATCCTATCGCCAATTTTTTAGAAGAAAAAGAGATGGAAAGGCGTATGGCTGAAATTCACACCGTGACACAAAAATGCTTAAGCATTATGCCATCACATGATGAGTTTTTATCGAAGATGATTTAGCTTCGCTAACCAACAATACAGAAAAGGTTTTATGTATTAAAGACGCTTATTTTACTAGCTAAGTTAATTCTTTGTTGTGGTATTACTTTATTTAAATGCAAAAAGTTGAACGTTCAAACTTTATGGTAATCGCGTATTTAGTCGTTTTAATTCAATACTATTGGTAAGTTATCATTATATTCATAATAACAATGGTGTGATTTTTATCATGACAAAAAAACGATTAATATCTGTTTATATTCTTACCTCTGCGATGATGGTAAGTACAATATAGCGGGTTGTAATATAAGTAGTGTTACAAAAATACTTTATAAATATGTGCATAAAAAGCAGCATTTAAACTCGGCTATTTATTTTCATATTATAAGAGTTATACGATTTACAAAGGAAACTAGATAATGAAAAAAAACACTTGCCTGACCCGAAATCCAATTTCATATTACGGCGCAGCTCTATTCATCGTTGTTTTATCTGGTTGTTCGAACAAAGACGTTGACCTAAGACCGAAAGACTCTACCCACGCTGCCCATGATATCACCCTATGGCCAACCTTAACTCAACCCGCTACCAAAAACTTAGAAGTAGATCAGCGTGTTAAAGATCTGCTTGCACAAATGACATTAGCCCAAAAAGTGGGGCAAATGACCCAAGCTGAAATTACCTGGGTGACCCCTGAAGAAGTTAAAAAATACCATCTTGGTTCAGTTTTAAACGGTGGCGGAACTTTTTTACATGGTAAGCGTCATGCGACTGTTCAAGAATGGGTAAATTATATGGATGTTCTTTATGACGCCTCTATGGATACTTCTGACGGCGGTTTAGAAATTCCTATGACTTATGGCATCGATGCCGTTCATGGTAATAATAAGTTCGGAAGCGCCACAATATTTCCACACAACATTGGTCTTGGTGCTGCGAACAATCCTGCGTTGCTCAATAAAATAGGTAAGGTTACCGCTTTAGAAGTATTGGTCACCGGTATTGATTGGACATTTGCTCCTACACTAGCCGTTGTTCGTGACGACCGCTGGGGCAGAGCCTATGAAGGTTATTCAGAAGATCCAAGCATTGTTGCAAAGTATGCAAAAGCAATGACCGAAGGCGTTCAAGGTATACCGGGTGAAGACTCTTTTCTAGATGAGCACCATGTATATGCTACGGCTAAACACTGGGTTGGAGATGGCGGCACCAACAATGGCATCGATCAAGGCGACAATATACTAAGCGAAAAAGATCTCATCCGATTACAAGCGGCAGCTTACTTTCCATCGTTAGAAGCTGGTATTCAGTCCATTATGGTCAGTCACAATGGCTGGCACGGTGAAAAACTACACGGTCACAAATATCTTATCACTGAGGTACTAAAAGGAAAACTAGGGTTTGATGGTTTTGTCGTTGGCGACTGGAATGCTCATGCCAACGTAAAAGGTTGTACTGCTGACAGTTGTGCGCAAGCGGTTAATGCCGGTATTGATCTATTTATG includes:
- a CDS encoding tryptophan halogenase family protein, which translates into the protein MHLCIVGGGSAGWMTAAALAKKFSRLKLQITLVESQEIGTVGVGEATLPHIRFFNQTLGIDERDFMRKTKATFKLGIEFVDWGSKGDSYIHPFGDFGEKINSVDFYQYWLLAQKNNDMGKLEDYAFGIAAAKSNKFTIPELGAPDLKNSFGYAYQFDSSLYAKYLREFSCKLGVNTIEGKVVNTSLNETNGNISALTLENGQRISADLFVDCSGFRGLLIEQSLQSGYQDWSNWLPCDRAIAVPCERTQQLTPYTRSTAKEAGWIWRIPLQHRTGNGHVYCSQFISDDAAQHSLLEQLDGKVLAEPRKLRFKTGRRNHFWKNNVIAIGLSAGFLEPLESTSIHLIQEGITKLIELFPAFDDQQTTSNTLTIDELDITEYNAQMSLEYERIRDFLLLHYVANDRSDSPLWAYFKNMTLPDSLQEKLDLWMHRAYIQRYEIGAFLPPSWVAVLLGQNLIPHNVDPRVQAFGTSDIRSKANAMREDIKLGLHQAEGHQAFLNRYIS
- a CDS encoding tryptophan halogenase family protein, producing the protein MNQSSTNRIRKIVIAGGGTAGWMSAAALSSMLRPDDVQIVLVESEEIGTVGVGEATIPDIISFNRMLGIDEAEFLKATNATFKLGIEFSDWGKLGDKYFHPFGNHGADMNGIDFHQYWLHTRQAGNTNSLEEYSMCAVAAKSMKFALPNDNPRSLLSQIGYAYHFDATAYALFLRNYAQKRGVIRIEGRIDLVLLNEQTENISALVMQNNERVEGDFFFDCTGFKSKLLGETLGVPFHDWSKWLPCNSAQAVPSERRGELLPYTKSMAKTAGWQWRIPTQHRTGNGHIYSTDFMNDQQATDILMQGLDAPALSDPRTLRFTTGCRDKFWHKNCLAIGLASGFLEPLESTSIFLIQQGISRFISLYPSLTPAPKVVEEYNRLMTREFHQVRDFIILHYKATQRTDSEFWRYCKNMSIPDSLQHKMELFQCAGRVFRDDHELFSTSSWVAVMLGQNIYPETADPMLLGVPIQNIEQSLQSMQRAMQQTSLQMPTHAEFIKNYAGSSV
- a CDS encoding tryptophan halogenase family protein: MQSMDVKNVVIVGGGTAGWMSAAAMSKLLGSKKINIRVIESESIGTVGVGEATVPHIQYFNRLLGIDENSFIKKTNATFKYGIEFVDWHKRGESYFHSFGPYGMDMEGIHFHHMWLRQQQAGTAKPIDEFNLQIQAAKAGKYMPARPELQGSPLSALSYAFQFDAALYAAFLRDYSEKNGVTRIEGKIVNVTQAANTGHIESVTLEDGECIKGDLFIDCSGFKGLLIEETLKTGYDDWSLYLPCDSAVTRLSERMAELPPYTRATAKAAGWQWRIPLQSRTGNGYVYSSQFLSDEDAIESLNKDLDTAPISDPRQLKFKTGIRKQTWNKNVVSIGLSSGFLEPLESTSIHLIQTAIARLMTNFPDMSFNQPDIDYYNERTKAEYMQIRDFLILHYKATTRDDSPFWDYVREMDIPVSLEKRIAIYKENARLYSEDKVLFNHSSWFAVFNGQGIHPQRYHPIANFLEEKEMERRMAEIHTVTQKCLSIMPSHDEFLSKMI